The genome window CACGGCATATATATCCACTTCCTCCAGGTTTAATTCCATTCTGCCTGTCACGGCCTGGGCGTAATCATGGAAATCGTTTACCTGCACAACCATCGGCATCAGCGCGGCAAGGATATGCTCTATGGGAGAGTCGTACCCTTCAAGTTCCTCGATTCTATACAGCTCATTGACGTTCTTCCTAATATCCCCAAGTCCGTCACGGAAGTAAGTGGACATGCGATGCAAGAATTCCTTTTGTTTTTCACCCATATATGCCCATCCCTGAGATACGGTCTTGTACAACTGCCTACTTTAAAGCAGGCCTTAATGACGGTAACCATAAGAGCTTGAAAACGAACCTGACAAACAAGGACAAGCTCAACACGATGGCCCAGTCAATTGCAAAGACGCTGCGCGGAAAATTTTCAATCAGTCCAAGGGAGTAAATCGAGTACACAACGCCTGCCACCGCCAGCGAAGCAGTGGTGACCGAAACAAGAACTGGTTTTGCCGCCTGTAAAAATGTCCCCTGCAGGACTGCCGGATTAAGACTGTTAAAGTACGTGGAAAAGATCGTCCGCAGGAGAAAGGCAGACCAGAACATAATCTGCGCTGTGGACCAATATTGGTTGAACTGCCTGCCATCGCCAAAACGAAAACGGAACGTTATATAAACGGAAAGTGCAATGATGGCAAGATCAATTATAAGAAGCCGCATGCTCACGCGTTGAAGCGTTTTCCTTAACCACCGCCGCAGGGGTGAGTCAACGTAAAAATGGGAGACCAGCCCAATCGAAATTATCAATGGTAAAAACGTTACTTCAAAGACGGCACGCGGGTTCGCAAGGGATGATCCCTCCAATGCGCGCTCATACAGCCAGGCAATTGGGACGTGCAGAATGTACACTGCATAGGATATTTCCCCCAAGTTGACCAGCACAGGACGATTGAGGAAATTTGAAAGGCGCGACTTGTCCATTGCAAGGGAAACGATAATAAGAACCAAGACGGGGGCGAGTAATCCAGCCATAGGCTGAAGGTCATGAGGCAAGGCAGGATAGTAGACCGTGCTTGCAACGGTATATGATGCGGCGAGAAAAATGCTGCCCCCCAGCACCAAAAGAATGATGACGGGCTTTATCTCCTGCTGGCGGCCCTCGCGCAGATACCAAATGCCGCCCACCACACCCATAATGAATGAATTGAGGTGAAAAATGGGAGAGTAGACGATAAAGCCGAGATGCTCCGGAATGTAGCCGATCCACAATATGTCATAAATCACCTGGCTGAAAACCCAGAGAATAACCGCAGTCCACACCAATTTCCGGGTGGATTGACGATATGCCCACAAGACGAAAAATGGAAAAATAGTGTAAAAGAAAAATTCAACCGTCAGGGACCACGACGCGTAATTAAAGGATTGAGACCAGGCGGGGAACCAGGCTTGCAGGACGAAAATATTCGCAAGAATCTTTTGAGGTTTGATCGCGAAAACACCGTCAATATAGTAATAACAGATCAGTAGAAAGGCGATGATGTAAAGGGGATAGATACGGATAAAACGAGCGCGCCAATACCCGCCGATGTCAAATTTCTCATTCGGGCGGAAATACACCAGCGACATGACAAACCCGGAAAGCACATACAAATATCCCACACCTGTCGGCGCCGCCCGCAGCAGGGCGGAGATTGCCGGGCTGTTTACGAAGGATATATAAAAACCTGCCGTGCCGTGATAGAACAGCACCAACAGAATGATGGCAAAACGCGTAAAAGTTAATTGATCGAGCCTTTTCATATATCCTCGGAAGGAAATCCACCCTATTCTACTAGAAAAAGCCGGGCTGATTCTTATCAGCCCGGCTGTCCGTGATTTATCTTTTTACACGTCCACGGCGAGGCAGGTCAGCGTCTGTTCGACGCCGGGGATGGGCTGGATCTCCAACGCGGTAATCCTGCCAAGTTTGGCAATGTCGGATGTCTCCACAACGGCAACCGCATCATACGGGCCAAAGGTCATGTGCGCTTCAATCACGCCATCTATATTGCGGAGATGGGCAACCACGTCTTTTACATCACCAGCTCGGATCTTGATCAGGACATATGCTTTCATGGCAACTCCTTTTGTTTAATCTTTCTTTATGCGCAGGAACACAACCCAGTAGATGGCAGCCACAAATACCACGCCGCCAATAATATTTCCAATGGTAACAGGAAACAGGTTGTTGATAAAGAATGCATTCCACGTAAGCGCATCGAGGTTTGGGATCTTGTCTCCAACCTTCGCCATATAGTCCGGGTCAAATCCTTTGACAATCAGGGCATATGGGATGAAATACATGTTGGCGATGCTGTGCTCGAACCCGGCCGCCACAAATGCGGTAATGGGAAAAACGATGGAGACGATCTTGTCTATCGTGGTGCGCGCACTGTACGTCAGCCAGACGGCAAGGCAGACCAGCGCATTGCACAGGATTCCCAGGGCAATTGCTTGGAAAAAACCAAGGTCACATTTTGCGGCGGCAGTACGCAACGCCGCAATGCCAACCGAATCCGCGCCAAATGTGTACTGCCTGGTAAAAAACATTACAGCCGCAGTAGCAACAGAGCCAAAGAAATTGCCAACATAAACAATACCCCAATTCCGCAGGAGGGCGCGGCCGGTCACTTTGCCACTCGCCCAGGCCATGACAATCAGGTTATTGCCTGTGAACAATTCCGCGCCACCCACGACGACCAGGATGAGACCGAGACAAAATACCAGCCCGGTCAGCAGACGCGTGATGCCGTATGGCAGGCCGGTGGAGAATGCCACCGTCCCATCTGCCCCAGTGATGGTCATTCCGCCTGCAGCAACCGTGGTGGCAAATATCGCACCAAGGGCAATAAATGCCCCCGCCAAAATGGAAAGCATCAACATGGTGAAGGCTGGCATTTCCGCCTTGCGAACGCCAAGATACTCGGCACGTGTCGCCATTTCGGCGGGCAACAATGAGTCAATTCTTACTTCAGTCACAGGCTGTTCCTTTCATTTGTTCGTGATATATTTCACAACTCGAGTATATCAGACGTGGAGAAAAGAGGCCAGTTAGTATGTAATGGAAAGCGAGTGATGTTAATCCATAGCTTTATCGGCTCTTTTTCTGCCAAGCAAAGAGCCGATTCCCGCCGCCAGCAATGCTGCAAGGACAATGACACCAACTGTCGTTCCTCCACTTCGCAGGGACGCAGGGGCAGCGGGGACCGGCGTCGATGTCGGCGTGATGGTTGGCCCGGCCGGTACTGTGTTGGTTGAGGTTGGGATGCCCAGCGTGGCTGTGCCCGCCGGAGACGCTGTTGGTATTGGGGTTTCCGTCGCTGCGCGCTGGACGAGAAGAGTCTGGCCCTCAAAGATCTGGTCGGCGACAAGCCCATTCAGACTTTTCAGCTCTTCAACAGAAAGCCCGTATGCAAGGGCGATGCTCCACAAGGCTTCATTTTTTTTTATGACGTGGAACACCTCTCCATTCGGAAGTGGTGTATTAACTATGACAATAACCGCCTCCGTACCTCGTGCGCCGGCCGTGGAGACAATAAATTGACCGGGCACGTCGGGCGTCGAAGTGGCAAGCGGGGTGCTGCTTTCCGCGCCTACATCCAAAACATAGTATGTTATTCCATCGGCAACGGACATCCCCGCGCCAGCATCCCTGAAGTCTGACGAGAGCATGGCCTTTAATTGGTCCGGGTTTCCCCGCCAGAACGCAACCACATTGGCGGGCACAAGGGTTGAACCGGAATGAATAAGTTCGCCAAAAAGTCCGCCAAGTGACAGATCCCCTGCAACCGAATAGCCCGCATCCAATGCGCGTTGATACGGGCGCCTCCCCTCCGCACTAAATTGCGTCAGCACACCCGTGGCGGCGATGTAGTCTGCATGGGCCTGGGCGATCTGCATCAATTTGGGATTGGGCTGAAGCGGCTGCAAATCATTCGTAGCACGCAGGACGTTGACTTCAACGATTAAATCCTGGGCGGAGACGCTTCGCGAAAAATGCCCGGGCTGGGCAATCGCTTTTTCGGACGGAAACAGGTTCACGGTCAGGGTAAGAAGCGAGAGCAGTATCCAAATGGATAATCTATTCATCGTGCCGATTATACCCTTCGGGCGGTTTGTACCTTTCCAAAAATCCAGACTCTGGGTAAAATTATATATAATATATAATTTCCAGGAGCAAGTCCCATGCCCGGTTTTACCCCAGGTCGCCGCTATCAGCCCCCCTTCATGCCGTTCAAGCGCCAGCCGTTCAAAAAGCGCGCGCTTGCAACGCTCGAACTGGCCGTCAAAGGTCCACTTTTCGGATGCCGAATGTGCGGTAACTGCCTCCTGCAGGAAACCGCCTTCATCTGCCCGATGGAATGCCCAAAGGGGCTGCGCAACGGACCATGTGGCGGATCGACTCCTGAAAAATGCTATGTCGATGAATCGCGCCCTTGCATTTGGTATAAGATTTACGAACGATCATTTAAACTTGGACGGGAAGCCCTGCTGCTCGAAGTCCTTCCACCAATGGATTGGGAAAAAGCGGGGACGGATGCCTGGAGTGATGTATTTGAACAGGCGGGCAAAATTGGATTGAAAACCATCGCCTCGAGCCTGACTTCGCGTGAGGCTGGCTCTGTTACCCGAACAATGGATGCCATCTTCAAGCCAGTTCGCCAGCCGGACTGGTGGCAGGGGGACGCGGAATACCATGCACCGCAATATGATGAACCCGCCTCTGAACTGGAACGCAGACTGAGGGCCGGCGAGTTCGTGGTCGCTGCAGAAGTCACCCCGCCCATCTCGATCAACACCGATAAACTCAAACAAAGCATTGAACTGCTCAAGCCATATGTGGCAGCGATCAATTTTACAGACAGCCCCTCTGCCATTCCACGCATGTCTTCATGGGCATGCAGTAAAGTGGCGCTGGAACTGGGCGTCGACCCCGTCATGCAGATCACCGGGCGTGACCATACGCGCGTTAGCCTGCAATCCAGCGCGATTGGGGCGTCGGCGCTGGGAGTGCGCAATATTCTGTGCCTGACGGGCGACAGCATGGTGCTTGGACCCGGCCCGCAGGGGCGCATGGACATCGTTGATCTGGACGGGATCCAAATGTTGTGGATCCTGCGCCGGATGCGGGATGAAGCGAAGTATCTGGATGGCCGCGAGATCAAAACGCCTCCGCAGTATTTCATCGGTGCGGCGGCCTCGCCATTTGCGTCCAACATGAAATTCCAGGCACTGCGCGAACAGAAGAAGGTCAACGCCGGGGCGCAGTTCTTCCAGACCAATGTCGTCTTTGACGCGGATGCATTGGACGAATGGCTGAACGAAATTGCCAAACGGGATATTCTGGATAAAGTCCATATCATGATCGGAATCACACCACTGAAAAGTTACAAGACGGCTGTGTATATGAACAAAAGAATCCCCGGCGTGTTCATACCTGAAAAAATCCTAAAACGGATGGAAGCCGCCAGGGAAAAAGGCAACGAGCAGGAGGAGGGTGTACAGATTGCGCTGGAGTTGATCGATAAGGTCAAAACCAAGCAGGGCGTGAGCGGAATTCACCTGATGGCGGTCGGATGGGAGGAAATCGTGCCGCGCATTGTCATGGATGCGCTTGGCAAGCCGGCAGAACACATGCTGGAAACGGACTCGAACGTCCCTGCAACTGCGTAAAGATGCTTCCCATCAGGTTTCCTGCACATAAAGGGAAAGCCTGATATATGTTTAACGGCGGGATTGGTATATACTTAACATATTCAGACACAAAAAATAAATGCAGGAGTTTTTCTTATGCTTAAACGCATCATGGAATCTTCACGACTGGAAATTTTTATCGCAGTGACGATTGCGCTTGCATCCGCTACAACCGCCCTTGTCACCTGGCGCGCCAGCATGGCAAATTCCGCAGCAGGTGATGCCATCCGCCAAGGGTTGATTGACGCAGTGAAGAAGCAGGCCTCGTCCAACGAAAACTGGCGGCAGACGTATGAAGAGGCAGGATATACCCAGGTATACGCGGCCACACTGGCGCAGGTGGAAGCCTACGAGGCAAGCCGGGACGCCATAGGGGAAGCGCAGGCAAAAAACCTGCGGCAATATCTCCTGCCCAATTTACAATTACTTTCCCAACCGCTCGGTACCGACGCAAAATACCTCATGAGCGACGGGAGGTACGATCTTGATTTGCGTTTTGCCGATCTGCAAACCCAGGCAGCAGACATATCCACGCTCGATCCCGAGGCGTCCTTCAAACTGTCCGATGGCTATGCGGCTGAACAGCGCTGGTTGACAGTCGATATCATCCTGCTGGCGATCACACTATTCTGGCTGGCACTTGCGGAATTGAATACGGGGCGTTCGCGGCTCATTATGCTAGGCATCGGGTTGGGACTGTACCTCGTTAGCATCGCATGGTTCGGCGCGGTAGAGATCGTCTTTCTCATCACACGCGGAGGTGCACTATGACCGAAAATGCGCTTCAAATTCCGCCTGAACCTGCAGCGCCACCAAACGGGCAGAGCGCGCGTCATGAGCAAACTGACCGCTACAAAACAATGATCATCGTGTTAACGTTGATCACAACCATCGTCACCGCCATCGTGGCAAGCCTGCAGGCGGATGCCAACATCCGCGCGAACACCGCCAACCGCAATTCACAGTACTACGCCCTGCTGGTCTCCGGCGAGATACACCGCCAGGGACTGCAAAACAGCTACGATTTTGACATTTTGACCGAGCATACGCGGCTTACCCAGGAGGCCTTGGTTTTGCAGATCACCGCCCTTGAGCTGGAGGGGAAAAACGACAGGACCGGAGCATCCGCAAGCAGTTTGAGCGCACTTGGAGCGCAGGCGCGCGCAGACAAGATCAAGTCTTTCTCCATCTTTTATACAGATCCGCGCTACGCGCCAATAACCGCGGATGGAACCCCGAATTTTGACGCCTACCTTGCGAATGTCAGCGCACAAGCAAATGAACTGACCGGGAAACAAAACTCTGCAGCAGATGAATACCACCGATGGAACGGAAAGGCCGATTCCTACGTCAGCGTGTTGACTGTGCTGGCAGTCGCGTTCTTTCTCCTCGGTCTCGCGCAGGCACTCAAAAGTCGCATGAGGCTGACTTTCGCGATCTTCGGCGGCATCGCCCTGGGCGGGGCAGGCGCATGGGCCGTATTGATTTTAATACTATAAGACAATGGATGATGCCTGCGGCAGACCGCATACTGACGGCATGAACACAAAACAAGGCTACCTGCTCGTTGTGGAGGATATTCCAGACATTCTCCACTTGTTGAATACAACCCTGACGTTCAAAGGATATCGCGTGGAAACGGCGTGCGACGGGCAGGAGGCACTGGAACTGATCAAAAGGGAACCTGCAGACCTCATCGTTACCGATATCCTGATGCCCAGGATGGATGGCTTTATACTTGTTCACAGCCTGCGGACACACCCAGAGACCCGTGACATTCCCGTGATCTTTCTTTCAGCCACCTATATTGACCCCGAAGATAAAGCCTTTGCGCTTACCATTGGCGTAACCCACTTTATCGAAAAGCCTGTTAATTTTGACGAATTCCTGCCAACCATTGCAGAACTCCTTAAGAGGGGCAAAACCGCCCCAAGCGGGAATATCAATGAAATAGAATTCTATCAAGGGTACTTAAAACGGTTAAAAATAAAGCTGGATCACAAAACCAAACAAATAGCGCGCGACCAAAGATTGATGGAGACTCCAACCGCGGGCGACAAATTGCATCTGGAAGCGTCCTTACAGACGGCAATCCGTGAGCGGCAGGAAATCCAGCATCTGCTTGAAGAGACCCGTGAAAAACTCATCACATTCACAATATCGGAAGAATGAAGATAAGCCCGTTTGGCTGCACAACCAATGCATCCCGAATCATTTGAGATCCGTGTCTGTTTATCCTGCGGCTTGCGTTACCCACGCACCGAGGGCAGCACGTTCGGCTTTCGCTGTCCGCACTGCCTGGGAGAGACACGAGCGGTCTCAAGGCAGGTTCTGGGCGGCGAAAGAATCTCACAAAAAAAAGAAATCGAAGCGAAAGAGACGCCCATCCTTGCGGTGCTGGCGGACAACCTCCGTTCGGCATGGAACGTCGGCTCAATCTTGCGAAGCGCAGATGGATTTGGGTTCGCCCATGCCTATTTATGCGGGATCACACCAACCCCGGAGAAGGAGGCGGTGGCAAAAACATCACTCGGCGCGGAGGATTTTGTCAGCTGGTCACATCACAAAGACGCGCTTATGTTGGTTAATGGATTAAAGAAGGCGGGGTGGAAAGTTCTGGCGCTGGAGGAAGACAAGCGTGCGGTAAAAGCAGGTGATATTAAAAAGCCCGACCGGAATACGGTTTTGATCGTTGGCAATGAAGTAACCGGTATAGACCCCGGGCTGCTTGATCTCGCGGATGAGATCATTCATATTCCCATGCGCGGGGGGAAGCGCTCCTTAAACGTTGCAATTGCCTTCAGTGTCACTGCATTCACGTTGACGGATCATTAAGCTTCCACCTACACCTACAGACCAGCCTGCCATTTTATTAAATATGGTGCCGCATTCTCAGGGACATGTTGATAGGCATCCTCCAGCGGGATTTGATTTGCCAGGCAAATAACAGAAGCCAGGGTTAGTCCATGCGAGACGATCACCACCGGACCGTGCGGTTGATGCCGTGAAATATCCATTAACGCCGCCCGGGCACGTTCCGCCACCTCTGCGAGGGACTCCCCCTGCGGAGGGCGCGCATGAAGCGGATTCTCCTCCCTCTGTTTAAGCTCATTTGAATAGCCGGAAATGACATCCTCCGAGAGCAGCCCCTCCCACTCGCCAAGATTCACTTCACGCAAACGCGCATCCAGAAGAACCGGCAGACCATGTTGTTTCGCCACCGTCTCCGCAGTCTGCCGAGCACGCAACAGGTCGCTTGAATAAACCGCGGCAAAATGAATATGGGAAAGTTCGGTTGCAAGCGCACGCGCCTGGGCAAACCCCGTTTCATTCAAGCCCGGTGCAAAGGAGGCCTGTCCCTGCCACCTGCCATGTAAATTCCAATCCGTCTGTCCGTGGCGGATGAGCCAAAATTCCGTCATACCTGCTGGCCAAAACAATCCGCGAGGATGGATTGCAAACGCCTTTCTAATACAGAAAAGGAGAAATGCTGTCTGGCAAGCTCGTAATTCATATCCGCCCACTCACGGGCTTCGTCGGGGAATTGTAAAATATGACAGGTCTCTTTAATCGTAGCCGAGCTGATATACCCATCGAACCAGACCACACGGAAACCTTTGGGCTTGATATCCACTTCGTAAATGGAGTAGTTATTAACCAGGATCGGGCGGTGGAAATAAACCGCCTCCAGGAACGCATTGCCAAACCCTTCAATTGCAGAGGGATAAGTCACCAGATCTGCGTATGGATACACGTCACCCAATGTGTACACCTTTCGGCCGTCCCTTGTGACGCCGCGCTGCTCATTGACCTGTTCGTCTTCAAAACGAACGGTCACATTCAGCAAATCAGCATATTCATGCACGCGCTGCTCATAGTCCGTGCCTTCATCACCAGCCGCATGGGAAATGACCAGTTTGGCGGGTAATCCCAACCTGCGGACAAGTTCCACTGCGTGTTCGATACCCTTGCGCTGAATCACGCGCGTTGGCTGCAGAAAAAAGTACTCGCCTTCTTCGATGCCAAGATCGACGCGGACCGATTGAGTGTAGTCATCGGGAGGAGACGGCGGGGAGTCGAAGTCCATCACATTGGGGATCACGCGCGCAGTCACACCGCAGCGCAATGCGATCTGCTGTGCCTGTATCGAGTTAATGACCACATGGCGGATGGAAGGCAAATTGGGAGGAAATGCGGCGGCAAGATAATCCCCCACGCAATTGACCTGGAAGCGCTGGCGCTCCCAGTGAAAGTCGTGATGATGCGCGATGGTGGGAAAGCCTGTCTCCGCAACAAATTCTGTGAGCGCAAGCCCCAGCGGAAGGTTGAGTGGAATTGTGAGAGCATTTTCGATGATGAGCAACTCCAAATTGAAGCGATGTGCAAATTTATATAACTCCCCCTTGAGATATTCCTTCAATTCGTTCACATCGTTGAGTCATCTGCGGCGGGCGGATGTAAATTGAAAAGAAGGGCTTCTGCAGTGCGCCAATTTCGGGGTGGGCAGCACGCGCCTCCTCGGTGACCGTCCAACTGCCTGAATATGCCTGCTGGTTTATCTTGGCAATTTCAGGGTGACGATAGAACACTTCAGGCACAACATAACTGACATCCTCCGGACGGTCGCTTTCACCAGCGAAGTAAAAGCACTTGTGCCCCATGCGCTCAAGGACAGTTGCCCACTTGGTCACTTCCAGCGAGACGCCGTCCGTGCCGGCAAAGCGGGTGGAGATAAAACCGATGTTTCGAGGTGTCATAATCTATTCCAATTCTTTAGAACCTAAAAGTTTTGAAAACCCTTAGGTTCTTGTAACCCAAAGAATTTGATAAGGGTTGAGCGACAAGGATGTTCCGTTCACGATGTTTCCAGTCAGTAAATCTTTCGCGCTTTCAAATGGCGTAGTGGGCGTTATTGTATCCGCGCTGACGTTGTGCAGGCAAATAGCGCGAGACGTTCCGTCGGGCGAAGTCCGCGCTACGGCAAAGACTGACTTGTGCAGGTCAAGCACGTTTTGTCCGCCATGCGGATGAAACGCGGGCGAACGTCTCCGCGCCCGGAGCAGGTCACGATAGCGGGAAAAGACTTGCGAACGCAGGGATGACGGGTTGGCAAGATTGCGCTGCAGGGAATCAAAATCGCACTTCTGGCGGTTGATGGTGCGGTTGCGACCTGTCTGCTTCACACCCTCCGACCAATTGCGCAAGCCAAACAGACTGTGGAAGTAAATCCCAGGCACGCCGACCAGAGAAAGCATGATGGCCTGCGCCGCAATAAAACGGTCTATTTGCAAACTCAGCGGTTCGTCACCATGTGGGTTTGAAAGCGCATCGAAGAAGTTGATGTTCATTTCATACGGGCTTTGCGAGCCGTCGGGATTCTGTTTGT of Anaerolineales bacterium contains these proteins:
- a CDS encoding Lrp/AsnC ligand binding domain-containing protein, with product MKAYVLIKIRAGDVKDVVAHLRNIDGVIEAHMTFGPYDAVAVVETSDIAKLGRITALEIQPIPGVEQTLTCLAVDV
- a CDS encoding acyltransferase, translating into MKRLDQLTFTRFAIILLVLFYHGTAGFYISFVNSPAISALLRAAPTGVGYLYVLSGFVMSLVYFRPNEKFDIGGYWRARFIRIYPLYIIAFLLICYYYIDGVFAIKPQKILANIFVLQAWFPAWSQSFNYASWSLTVEFFFYTIFPFFVLWAYRQSTRKLVWTAVILWVFSQVIYDILWIGYIPEHLGFIVYSPIFHLNSFIMGVVGGIWYLREGRQQEIKPVIILLVLGGSIFLAASYTVASTVYYPALPHDLQPMAGLLAPVLVLIIVSLAMDKSRLSNFLNRPVLVNLGEISYAVYILHVPIAWLYERALEGSSLANPRAVFEVTFLPLIISIGLVSHFYVDSPLRRWLRKTLQRVSMRLLIIDLAIIALSVYITFRFRFGDGRQFNQYWSTAQIMFWSAFLLRTIFSTYFNSLNPAVLQGTFLQAAKPVLVSVTTASLAVAGVVYSIYSLGLIENFPRSVFAIDWAIVLSLSLFVRFVFKLLWLPSLRPALK
- a CDS encoding LysM peptidoglycan-binding domain-containing protein — its product is MNRLSIWILLSLLTLTVNLFPSEKAIAQPGHFSRSVSAQDLIVEVNVLRATNDLQPLQPNPKLMQIAQAHADYIAATGVLTQFSAEGRRPYQRALDAGYSVAGDLSLGGLFGELIHSGSTLVPANVVAFWRGNPDQLKAMLSSDFRDAGAGMSVADGITYYVLDVGAESSTPLATSTPDVPGQFIVSTAGARGTEAVIVIVNTPLPNGEVFHVIKKNEALWSIALAYGLSVEELKSLNGLVADQIFEGQTLLVQRAATETPIPTASPAGTATLGIPTSTNTVPAGPTITPTSTPVPAAPASLRSGGTTVGVIVLAALLAAGIGSLLGRKRADKAMD
- a CDS encoding histidine phosphatase family protein, with protein sequence MTEFWLIRHGQTDWNLHGRWQGQASFAPGLNETGFAQARALATELSHIHFAAVYSSDLLRARQTAETVAKQHGLPVLLDARLREVNLGEWEGLLSEDVISGYSNELKQREENPLHARPPQGESLAEVAERARAALMDISRHQPHGPVVIVSHGLTLASVICLANQIPLEDAYQHVPENAAPYLIKWQAGL
- a CDS encoding methylenetetrahydrofolate reductase C-terminal domain-containing protein, producing MPGFTPGRRYQPPFMPFKRQPFKKRALATLELAVKGPLFGCRMCGNCLLQETAFICPMECPKGLRNGPCGGSTPEKCYVDESRPCIWYKIYERSFKLGREALLLEVLPPMDWEKAGTDAWSDVFEQAGKIGLKTIASSLTSREAGSVTRTMDAIFKPVRQPDWWQGDAEYHAPQYDEPASELERRLRAGEFVVAAEVTPPISINTDKLKQSIELLKPYVAAINFTDSPSAIPRMSSWACSKVALELGVDPVMQITGRDHTRVSLQSSAIGASALGVRNILCLTGDSMVLGPGPQGRMDIVDLDGIQMLWILRRMRDEAKYLDGREIKTPPQYFIGAAASPFASNMKFQALREQKKVNAGAQFFQTNVVFDADALDEWLNEIAKRDILDKVHIMIGITPLKSYKTAVYMNKRIPGVFIPEKILKRMEAAREKGNEQEEGVQIALELIDKVKTKQGVSGIHLMAVGWEEIVPRIVMDALGKPAEHMLETDSNVPATA
- a CDS encoding glycosyltransferase family 4 protein, coding for MNELKEYLKGELYKFAHRFNLELLIIENALTIPLNLPLGLALTEFVAETGFPTIAHHHDFHWERQRFQVNCVGDYLAAAFPPNLPSIRHVVINSIQAQQIALRCGVTARVIPNVMDFDSPPSPPDDYTQSVRVDLGIEEGEYFFLQPTRVIQRKGIEHAVELVRRLGLPAKLVISHAAGDEGTDYEQRVHEYADLLNVTVRFEDEQVNEQRGVTRDGRKVYTLGDVYPYADLVTYPSAIEGFGNAFLEAVYFHRPILVNNYSIYEVDIKPKGFRVVWFDGYISSATIKETCHILQFPDEAREWADMNYELARQHFSFSVLERRLQSILADCFGQQV
- a CDS encoding formate/nitrite transporter family protein gives rise to the protein MTEVRIDSLLPAEMATRAEYLGVRKAEMPAFTMLMLSILAGAFIALGAIFATTVAAGGMTITGADGTVAFSTGLPYGITRLLTGLVFCLGLILVVVGGAELFTGNNLIVMAWASGKVTGRALLRNWGIVYVGNFFGSVATAAVMFFTRQYTFGADSVGIAALRTAAAKCDLGFFQAIALGILCNALVCLAVWLTYSARTTIDKIVSIVFPITAFVAAGFEHSIANMYFIPYALIVKGFDPDYMAKVGDKIPNLDALTWNAFFINNLFPVTIGNIIGGVVFVAAIYWVVFLRIKKD
- a CDS encoding response regulator codes for the protein MNTKQGYLLVVEDIPDILHLLNTTLTFKGYRVETACDGQEALELIKREPADLIVTDILMPRMDGFILVHSLRTHPETRDIPVIFLSATYIDPEDKAFALTIGVTHFIEKPVNFDEFLPTIAELLKRGKTAPSGNINEIEFYQGYLKRLKIKLDHKTKQIARDQRLMETPTAGDKLHLEASLQTAIRERQEIQHLLEETREKLITFTISEE
- a CDS encoding TrmH family RNA methyltransferase; protein product: MAAQPMHPESFEIRVCLSCGLRYPRTEGSTFGFRCPHCLGETRAVSRQVLGGERISQKKEIEAKETPILAVLADNLRSAWNVGSILRSADGFGFAHAYLCGITPTPEKEAVAKTSLGAEDFVSWSHHKDALMLVNGLKKAGWKVLALEEDKRAVKAGDIKKPDRNTVLIVGNEVTGIDPGLLDLADEIIHIPMRGGKRSLNVAIAFSVTAFTLTDH